Proteins from one Candidatus Nitrospira nitrosa genomic window:
- a CDS encoding ATP-binding protein, which produces MPTIKPPSQRGKRNASVSAATSVAIIGAGRGGTALIEIFANDPLVQIVGVAEVNPGAPGLELATQLKIPITHDYQQLLTMERVDLIIDVSGDPDVWQFLQDFHRMGVTVIGGASAKFMWELIGARIRATAEIEKTLNKYQSLYRLYVKETGAAVTDERTRIACEIHDGFVQILAGVNFKLDLCQQLLRKNPRASLATLKESKAQLKLAIQEARQVIFNLRPLHYDKMELISALTNYFKSYQTQTHITTKFAFSGDEQILFPRTKMFLFRIIQEALGNVQKHAKADRVTIKLDIEIDLLRVTITDNGIGFDMETVLRDPEKWDHFGIKGILERSRLVGGEGRVESKPGKGTRIVVEVPLGQKEEQQHGKD; this is translated from the coding sequence ATGCCGACGATCAAGCCTCCATCTCAGCGTGGGAAACGAAACGCATCGGTGTCTGCGGCAACCAGCGTCGCCATTATCGGTGCTGGTCGCGGAGGCACTGCGTTGATCGAGATCTTTGCGAACGACCCGTTGGTGCAGATCGTCGGGGTTGCGGAGGTCAATCCTGGTGCGCCGGGACTTGAGTTGGCCACGCAGTTGAAGATTCCGATCACTCACGACTATCAACAGCTGCTCACGATGGAGCGTGTCGACCTAATCATTGATGTGTCTGGAGACCCGGACGTTTGGCAATTCCTCCAAGATTTTCATCGAATGGGCGTGACCGTCATTGGAGGAGCCAGTGCCAAGTTCATGTGGGAGTTGATCGGAGCCAGAATTCGCGCGACGGCGGAGATCGAAAAAACGTTGAACAAGTATCAATCTCTCTACCGATTGTATGTGAAGGAAACCGGCGCTGCGGTGACGGATGAACGGACCAGAATCGCCTGTGAGATTCATGATGGGTTCGTGCAGATCTTGGCGGGGGTCAATTTCAAACTGGATCTGTGTCAGCAGCTCCTCCGAAAGAATCCCCGAGCGAGTTTGGCGACGCTCAAGGAGAGTAAGGCTCAGCTGAAACTGGCGATTCAAGAAGCCCGGCAGGTCATCTTTAATTTGCGTCCTCTGCATTATGACAAGATGGAATTGATTTCGGCGCTGACCAACTACTTCAAGTCCTATCAGACCCAGACACACATCACCACCAAGTTTGCCTTCTCCGGGGACGAACAGATTCTGTTTCCTCGAACGAAGATGTTTCTCTTTCGCATCATTCAAGAGGCCTTGGGGAATGTTCAAAAACATGCCAAGGCGGATCGCGTGACGATTAAGCTGGATATCGAGATCGATCTGCTGCGAGTCACGATCACTGATAATGGAATTGGGTTCGATATGGAGACCGTGCTACGCGACCCTGAGAAATGGGACCATTTCGGGATCAAAGGTATCTTGGAGCGGTCCCGATTAGTCGGAGGGGAGGGGCGAGTCGAATCCAAACCAGGCAAAGGCACCAGGATCGTTGTTGAAGTGCCATTGGGTCAGAAGGAGGAGCAACAGCATGGAAAAGATTAA